The region AGTTTTGAATATGCAATAAATTTAAAAAATTATATTGATAATCATAAAGATAATACGCTAGATATTTTTGCCATTGCTATTGGCAACCATAATGGGAAACGAAAATTCTGCAAATATACTGGCTTCTGTGAAGAAAATTTAATAGTTGTTTCTGATAATCAAATCCATAATAATCTTAAAGTTTCAAAAGGTTTAGATATTGGTTTAGGAGGTTGGATAAATATGCTTTTGATGTTGACAGGCATAAATTCTTTTAAAACAATTAAAGAAGTTATTAGAGGTTACACAGGCGATCAAAAAGCAAAGCAAATCTATTCAGAATTTGATGAAATTGACATTTTAAAATTTCTAAAATTTTCAGGTAATTCTTTTAAACAGGTTTTCGGGTCTGGTTATTTGAGACCATTTGAATTGGCAACATTTAGATTAAGTAATATGAATGAAATAATCCTAAATTGGAGTGATTACATTCTTCATGAAAAATATCTTCCTCAAAGAGGAGCTTCCTTTTTATTAAATGATAAAAATCAAGTCATTTATAAATTTTTTTCAAATAATGTTCTTGGATATTCACCAAATATGAGAGATCCCCTAGGATTTTTATCTGATCAAATTAAAGAATAGTTTTTAAAACTTTTATGAATGTAGATATATTTGGATATTTTGCGGCGATCTTAACAACAGCTGCATTTTTACCTCAATTGGTAAAGACTATAAAAACAAAAAAAGCAGATGATGTTTCTTTGACGACTTTGATAATGTTTATTGTTGGAGTCTTTTCTTGGATAATTTACGGTTTTAAAATTTCATCTACACCAATATTGATTGCTAATTTGATTACCTTAATTTTAAACCTCCTAATATTGATATCGAAAGTATATTTTTCAAAGACTTTGAATAATTAATAATCATTTTAAAAGTATTATCTTTATAAAAATATTACTTAAAAGTTATTTATGATAGAAATAGATTCTTTTTGATCTTGAAAACTTCAAAATGCTGGGTTTGGTTTAAAGGTAGCCTTAATAATAATGGCTTTTGGAAGGAAGGTTTTACTTGTACTTTTGACGAAAAACCTGGTGTTTTGATAGAAAGTCCTGCTTATGTAACTTGTAGAGTTCCTAATTGGAGAGTTTTAACTAAAGAACCAGAAGATTTATATAAATCTCCTCTAATTCCTGAAGAAGCAATATGGAAAATAATTTAATTTTAAAGCGCATTAAAATTATTACTGTGCTTCGACAAGTTAATATTGCTTTATAAAACATTTAATTAATACCATCTACTCTCTATTTATTAATATTATCCCTTTATTAATTTTTGGATTTCTGCTTGGAAAAAAAAATCCAAAGATTTCAAAATATATTGCAAGACCTCTAATAAGATTTGGCATTCCATTAAGTGTTATGGGCCTTTTGTTAAAGGAGGGTATAGATATAAATCTTCTAAAAAGCGCATTTTTAGCATTCTCCCTAATTGGATTTTTAATAATCTTAATAAATATATCCCCAATTTTTAAAAATAGGCTTTCAAATTACACATTGCAGTTAGCAGGTCTAATAGGTAATACATCATTTCTTGGAATACCAATTGCAATCGCTCTTCTACCTTCGACAACTATTAACTTCACTATCGGATTTGACTTAGGGACAACACTATTTGCTTGGATATTTGGACCTTTTTTTCTTCAAGAAAAACCAGAAAAAAATAACATCCCAAATATCCAAGGCCTATTAAACGCATTAATAAATAGTCCTGCGTCAAGAGGTATCATTGGAGTTCTTGTAGCATATCTCATACATGTAGATGAGATATTAGGCAATTACCTTTGGATACCTGCAAGGATAGTTATCGCTTTAGCAATAATAATAGTGGGAACAAGGCTGGGAATAATTACAAATCAAAAGAGTAAAATTTTTGATCTTAATGAAGAAATTAAATATTCAATTTTTTTAAAGTTGTTTATTCTTCCTTTTATTGTTTTTTTGATAAGTAAATTATTGAATTTTGACTTCTATCAGTCATCAGCAGTAATACTTCAAGCAGGAACCCCAACTGCAATATCAACAATATTAATGGCAGAGGCTTATAACGTGAAGCAAGAAATAGCGTCGAAAATTCTTTTTACTACAACTTTAATTTCAATAGTTACAATTCCTCTTTTAAAAATTCTTATGAATGCATTAAGCTAGGAAGCTTAAGAAGATGGAGCATGAATAATG is a window of Prochlorococcus marinus XMU1419 DNA encoding:
- a CDS encoding AhpC/TSA family protein, yielding MTDNFQNDINNLVEELNFQGSKKFKLIVLFGLLGDFDSFEYAINLKNYIDNHKDNTLDIFAIAIGNHNGKRKFCKYTGFCEENLIVVSDNQIHNNLKVSKGLDIGLGGWINMLLMLTGINSFKTIKEVIRGYTGDQKAKQIYSEFDEIDILKFLKFSGNSFKQVFGSGYLRPFELATFRLSNMNEIILNWSDYILHEKYLPQRGASFLLNDKNQVIYKFFSNNVLGYSPNMRDPLGFLSDQIKE
- a CDS encoding AEC family transporter, with protein sequence MGLLLKEGIDINLLKSAFLAFSLIGFLIILINISPIFKNRLSNYTLQLAGLIGNTSFLGIPIAIALLPSTTINFTIGFDLGTTLFAWIFGPFFLQEKPEKNNIPNIQGLLNALINSPASRGIIGVLVAYLIHVDEILGNYLWIPARIVIALAIIIVGTRLGIITNQKSKIFDLNEEIKYSIFLKLFILPFIVFLISKLLNFDFYQSSAVILQAGTPTAISTILMAEAYNVKQEIASKILFTTTLISIVTIPLLKILMNALS
- a CDS encoding SemiSWEET family sugar transporter, with amino-acid sequence MNVDIFGYFAAILTTAAFLPQLVKTIKTKKADDVSLTTLIMFIVGVFSWIIYGFKISSTPILIANLITLILNLLILISKVYFSKTLNN